Proteins found in one Candidatus Nomurabacteria bacterium genomic segment:
- the prmC gene encoding peptide chain release factor N(5)-glutamine methyltransferase, with translation MKTIVLLLYGVKWCARMGDMTQGEWIANATKALLKCAITTARLDALVLMSYVTKQDKAAILAHPETALSSADIATLATALKRRCNHEPIAYIMGTKEFYGRNFLVTPNVLIPRPESEDFINLLKHYPPTKGHKLIDIGTGSGILAISAKKEFPALSVYVTDVSKAALRVAATNAKNHAVTIQCIQSNLLHTVPGCFDYIFANLPYVPKDYSVSAEVLSEPQRAIFADKNGLALIFRLADQAKKSLTKDGLIFVESLIEQQEEICDHYQKAGLTAIDNAGFIQVFKKSVMS, from the coding sequence ATGAAAACTATAGTACTTTTATTATATGGTGTCAAGTGGTGTGCTAGAATGGGCGATATGACACAAGGTGAGTGGATTGCCAACGCAACAAAAGCGTTACTGAAATGCGCTATAACAACTGCGCGGCTCGATGCCCTAGTGCTAATGAGTTATGTAACAAAACAAGACAAAGCCGCTATTCTTGCACATCCCGAAACTGCCCTTTCGTCAGCCGATATAGCTACCCTTGCTACAGCCCTGAAACGACGTTGTAATCACGAGCCGATAGCATATATTATGGGCACAAAAGAGTTCTATGGACGTAATTTTTTAGTGACTCCCAACGTGCTGATACCACGCCCAGAATCTGAAGATTTTATTAATCTTCTAAAACACTATCCGCCAACAAAAGGCCACAAACTCATAGATATCGGTACAGGCAGCGGCATTTTAGCAATTAGTGCAAAAAAAGAGTTCCCTGCTTTGTCTGTCTATGTAACAGATGTATCCAAGGCGGCTTTACGCGTAGCTGCTACAAATGCAAAAAACCATGCGGTTACCATACAGTGTATTCAATCAAACCTGCTACATACCGTACCGGGTTGTTTTGACTATATTTTTGCAAACTTGCCGTATGTACCAAAAGACTATTCCGTTTCAGCCGAGGTACTTAGCGAACCACAACGGGCTATTTTTGCGGACAAAAACGGCTTGGCGCTGATTTTTCGACTTGCAGACCAAGCCAAAAAAAGCCTTACCAAAGACGGCTTGATTTTTGTTGAATCTCTTATTGAACAACAAGAAGAAATTTGCGACCACTACCAAAAAGCCGGCCTTACAGCTATAGATAATGCTGGGTTCATCCAGGTTTTTAAGAAGTCTGTAATGAGCTAA
- a CDS encoding trypsin-like peptidase domain-containing protein encodes MAPAPVKQSEPTPKRPKSTTSIPTRVAVIVVALAFISGIAGGFLGSRLNTSRITSLDSTATQQKIASSQSELISNIAKDVSPSVVSINVESTVGNSYFYGEQTQSSAGTGFIISSDGVIVTNKHVIPENTSKVAITTSEGTEYDNVDVIARDPRSNVDLAFLKVNGAKDLKPVKLGDSSQMVVGDSVIAIGYALGQFQNTVTSGIISGLGRPVTASDGSATSAESLTNLFQTDAAINPGNSGGPLLNMSGEVIGINTAVAGDAENIGFAIPINDVKPQITSILEKGKLEVPYLGVRYVMLTEALQQRFELARSSGAWLKAGNEAQAVVNGSPADKAGLKEGDIIFKVNGEEVTIEKPLASVLSKYNVGDEIELTYNRDGKEQTAKATIEVAPSTN; translated from the coding sequence ATGGCACCAGCACCGGTAAAACAAAGCGAACCAACCCCCAAGCGTCCTAAATCAACTACGTCAATACCAACCAGGGTAGCAGTTATTGTCGTTGCACTCGCCTTTATTAGCGGTATTGCTGGTGGCTTTTTAGGGAGTCGTTTAAACACCAGCCGAATTACATCCCTAGACAGTACAGCAACGCAACAAAAAATTGCCTCCAGTCAGAGTGAACTTATTAGCAATATCGCCAAAGATGTGAGCCCGAGTGTTGTTTCTATAAATGTAGAAAGTACGGTGGGCAATTCGTATTTTTACGGCGAACAAACCCAAAGTAGTGCCGGGACAGGTTTTATTATTTCTAGCGATGGTGTTATTGTGACCAATAAACACGTCATACCAGAAAACACGAGCAAAGTAGCCATTACGACCAGCGAAGGTACAGAGTACGATAATGTAGACGTGATAGCTCGTGACCCACGCTCTAATGTAGACTTGGCGTTTCTTAAAGTAAATGGCGCCAAAGATCTCAAGCCAGTTAAACTCGGCGATTCTAGCCAAATGGTTGTTGGCGATAGTGTTATCGCTATTGGCTATGCACTTGGTCAGTTCCAAAACACTGTAACCAGTGGCATCATTTCTGGGCTAGGTAGGCCAGTAACAGCCAGCGACGGCAGCGCAACAAGTGCCGAATCACTCACTAATTTGTTTCAAACCGATGCAGCAATAAACCCAGGCAACTCTGGTGGCCCACTGCTTAACATGAGTGGCGAAGTCATTGGCATAAACACAGCAGTAGCTGGCGATGCAGAAAACATTGGCTTTGCTATTCCTATAAACGACGTAAAGCCGCAAATAACCAGCATACTAGAAAAGGGTAAGCTCGAAGTACCATACTTGGGTGTGCGGTATGTCATGTTAACAGAAGCGCTGCAGCAACGTTTTGAATTAGCACGCAGTAGTGGTGCATGGCTGAAAGCTGGTAACGAAGCTCAAGCGGTGGTAAATGGAAGTCCAGCAGATAAAGCTGGCCTAAAAGAAGGTGACATTATATTCAAGGTAAATGGCGAAGAAGTAACTATAGAAAAACCACTTGCTTCTGTATTAAGCAAATATAATGTTGGCGATGAAATAGAACTTACCTACAACCGTGATGGTAAAGAGCAAACTGCCAAAGCAACCATAGAAGTCGCCCCATCCACAAATTAG
- a CDS encoding LCP family protein: protein MDRYKKIKPKNQYSTDGFLVTGPRKGFQPKRTPVNATPKSPRLNQLDNFSGRDGFRGQRTPQMQESGDFEHIELPGDDTRATSRKSFTLDSSQSLHTPRYKRLFTKNKSGKKKHKSKRRAYAKMALFFVIAGVSIFGFIFGKAWWDAHKALGGGGSALAMSKDIDPNSLNGEGDGRINVLLMGKGGDKHEGGQLTDTIMIASIDPINDGVVMLSIPRDLWVKPDDLWPMKINAVYNSAKEQALYTNPKDKSAAEKTGINATKKVVQDYMGVNINYYAMVDFTVFEESVNTLGGITVNLPAAYSDPTMKIGKQYLNLPAGPNELDGGHALGLARSRYGSFKGQESRNDFGRGENQQLVLIAIKDKALSTGTFANPLKVSQLVSAFGNRVQTNFSTDDLMRLYELSKKIPNENITNVDLAMKDEAVVTTGSIGGQSVVYPIAGVDDYSEVKKFVRLKLKDGFIIKENPTIIVLNASGKAGAATKRADELKSYGYNVIQVADAPVSNVPVTQLIDTTKGAKKYTKRYLELRFNTQAVGKADGVDISPYIADYIVIIGQNG from the coding sequence ATGGATAGATATAAGAAAATCAAGCCAAAAAATCAGTACTCAACAGATGGTTTTTTGGTTACCGGACCAAGAAAAGGCTTTCAGCCAAAGCGAACACCTGTAAATGCAACACCAAAGTCACCCCGCTTAAATCAGCTAGATAATTTTTCGGGACGTGATGGGTTTAGGGGGCAACGCACCCCCCAAATGCAAGAATCAGGTGATTTTGAGCATATAGAATTACCAGGTGATGATACACGTGCTACTTCTAGAAAAAGCTTTACATTAGATAGCTCTCAGTCATTGCACACACCACGCTACAAGCGATTATTTACAAAGAATAAATCAGGTAAGAAAAAACATAAAAGTAAGCGGCGGGCATATGCAAAAATGGCACTATTTTTTGTCATTGCAGGGGTAAGTATATTTGGTTTTATTTTTGGCAAAGCCTGGTGGGACGCTCATAAAGCCCTCGGTGGTGGTGGGTCGGCGCTCGCCATGTCTAAAGATATTGACCCAAACAGCTTAAACGGCGAAGGGGATGGCCGAATAAACGTGCTCTTGATGGGTAAGGGCGGGGATAAACACGAAGGTGGCCAGCTAACCGATACTATTATGATTGCCAGCATAGATCCTATAAATGATGGCGTGGTGATGCTGAGTATTCCACGCGATTTATGGGTAAAACCAGACGATTTGTGGCCCATGAAGATTAACGCCGTTTATAACAGTGCAAAAGAACAGGCACTCTATACGAACCCCAAAGATAAATCTGCTGCAGAAAAAACAGGTATTAACGCAACCAAAAAGGTTGTGCAAGATTATATGGGTGTCAATATTAATTACTACGCCATGGTAGACTTTACGGTATTTGAAGAATCGGTTAACACGCTTGGGGGCATTACGGTTAACTTGCCAGCTGCCTATAGCGACCCAACCATGAAGATAGGTAAGCAGTATCTTAACTTGCCAGCTGGCCCCAATGAGCTAGACGGTGGCCACGCCCTTGGGCTGGCGCGTTCACGATACGGTTCGTTTAAGGGGCAAGAAAGCAGAAACGACTTTGGCCGAGGCGAAAATCAACAACTTGTTTTAATTGCCATTAAAGACAAAGCCCTCAGCACCGGCACATTTGCCAACCCACTTAAAGTGTCGCAACTCGTTAGCGCGTTTGGTAACAGAGTCCAAACAAACTTTTCTACTGATGATTTAATGCGCTTGTATGAACTATCTAAAAAAATACCAAACGAAAACATTACCAATGTAGACCTCGCCATGAAAGACGAAGCAGTTGTTACAACGGGGTCTATTGGTGGCCAATCGGTTGTGTACCCAATTGCAGGTGTTGATGATTATTCAGAAGTAAAGAAATTTGTCCGCTTAAAACTTAAAGACGGTTTTATTATTAAAGAAAATCCTACTATTATTGTGCTGAATGCATCTGGTAAAGCGGGTGCTGCCACTAAGCGTGCCGATGAGCTAAAAAGCTACGGCTACAACGTAATACAGGTAGCAGATGCACCAGTCAGTAATGTACCTGTAACGCAACTGATAGACACCACAAAAGGTGCTAAAAAGTACACAAAACGTTACCTAGAACTTCGTTTTAATACACAAGCCGTTGGCAAGGCAGACGGTGTAGATATAAGCCCTTACATCGCTGATTACATTGTTATAATTGGCCAAAACGGGTAA
- the lepB gene encoding signal peptidase I — protein sequence MQPNEPHNPKSFDIKPSTPPLPQPPSEHPITKEQPAQFNSAPHMVNNNPVPQNIQQPDQAAQLKQRRREERQNMLYTILLFILAPLFAVLMILFVFQSYVVDGSSMEPTLQNGNRVFILKLPKTMAKLQNKEYTPARNEVIVFKKPTNDGTQLIKRVIGLPGDRVVIENGNVTIYNIDNPGGFNPDKGTDHENTLEPIDSDGQKVVEDVGQGELFVLGDNRGPGGSLDSHSGLGLVPIDNIIGRLWVRYFPLSEFQTFSSTFANAVLYDQTLFEKYS from the coding sequence ATGCAACCAAACGAGCCACATAACCCGAAGAGTTTTGATATTAAGCCATCTACGCCGCCATTACCACAGCCGCCTAGTGAGCATCCTATCACAAAAGAGCAACCTGCTCAGTTTAACAGTGCGCCTCATATGGTGAACAATAACCCAGTGCCGCAAAATATCCAGCAACCTGATCAAGCTGCTCAACTTAAGCAACGCAGGCGTGAAGAGCGCCAAAATATGCTGTACACCATACTGTTATTTATACTTGCTCCCCTGTTTGCGGTGTTAATGATATTATTTGTCTTTCAGAGCTATGTGGTTGATGGCTCTAGCATGGAACCTACCCTTCAAAATGGGAACCGTGTCTTTATATTAAAGCTCCCTAAAACGATGGCAAAATTACAAAACAAAGAATATACCCCTGCCAGAAACGAAGTAATTGTATTTAAAAAACCTACCAACGATGGCACACAACTTATTAAGCGCGTTATTGGCTTGCCAGGCGATAGAGTTGTGATAGAAAACGGCAACGTCACTATATATAACATAGATAATCCTGGTGGGTTCAACCCAGATAAAGGCACCGACCACGAAAACACCCTAGAGCCAATAGATAGCGATGGCCAAAAAGTCGTCGAAGACGTTGGCCAAGGTGAATTATTCGTACTTGGTGATAACCGAGGCCCCGGTGGCTCACTTGATTCCCATAGCGGGCTTGGTTTGGTACCAATAGATAACATAATAGGGAGATTATGGGTGCGCTACTTCCCCTTAAGTGAGTTCCAGACTTTTTCTTCTACTTTTGCAAATGCCGTATTATACGATCAAACTCTTTTTGAGAAGTATAGCTAA